In a single window of the Anaplasma platys genome:
- the ftsA gene encoding cell division protein FtsA: MHSAVITEPRRSVFAVLDMGSTKMVCLVVRVNSEGIPEILGVGHKASEGINGGAIANKHSAGSSILSSIDLAEQVSAQTISQVYVSVAGCGVRSFSVSNEVSSNVREISGRDIGRVMLKTYEKFRGEDIVIHNVPLAYHLDDLNNVVDLTGLCGKQLRADVHAVTVSKTALYNIENSITVSNLSMGGCVAESYASGISCLTEDERELGTLVIDMGGHYTSMGFFYKGKFVHADSIPFGGIHITRDVAYGICTSIRDAERIKMLHGSAVQTSADKNYSVEIENMDGETQCVARLDIANIIRPRVEEILEFVKCRIDEHKDVVGKVVITGGCSKLTGIKEIAGAVLGRQVRIGAPFHIKGMWQEYGGRPEFSAAVGTAMLIARTFSGSTQIKRQHRTHSSVEKVLRWIITKVET; encoded by the coding sequence TTGCATTCTGCGGTTATTACGGAGCCCAGGAGGAGCGTTTTTGCAGTTCTCGACATGGGATCTACGAAGATGGTATGCCTTGTGGTTAGGGTAAATAGCGAGGGTATACCAGAAATCTTGGGTGTTGGTCATAAGGCATCAGAGGGAATCAACGGTGGTGCAATTGCTAATAAGCACAGTGCTGGGAGTTCGATATTATCTAGTATAGACCTTGCTGAGCAGGTATCGGCACAGACGATTAGTCAGGTTTACGTTAGCGTAGCGGGGTGTGGTGTCAGATCTTTCAGTGTTTCTAATGAAGTTTCATCGAATGTAAGGGAAATTTCTGGGCGTGACATCGGGAGAGTAATGCTAAAGACCTATGAGAAGTTCAGGGGAGAAGATATAGTTATTCACAACGTGCCACTTGCTTATCATTTGGACGATTTGAACAACGTGGTGGACCTCACCGGACTCTGTGGTAAGCAGCTTAGAGCTGATGTGCATGCTGTCACAGTGTCGAAGACGGCACTGTATAACATAGAGAATAGTATTACTGTGAGCAACCTTAGTATGGGGGGATGTGTTGCAGAGTCGTACGCATCTGGAATATCGTGCCTAACAGAGGACGAACGCGAGCTGGGTACCTTGGTTATAGACATGGGAGGGCATTACACTTCCATGGGGTTCTTCTATAAGGGAAAATTTGTCCATGCGGATAGCATCCCGTTTGGTGGTATTCATATCACTAGGGATGTTGCGTACGGTATCTGTACTAGCATTAGAGATGCAGAACGCATAAAAATGCTACACGGGAGTGCGGTGCAGACTTCGGCGGATAAAAACTACTCCGTAGAGATTGAGAATATGGATGGCGAGACGCAGTGTGTCGCCAGGTTGGACATTGCCAACATCATACGGCCGCGTGTTGAAGAGATCTTGGAATTTGTAAAGTGCCGTATAGACGAGCATAAGGATGTGGTAGGCAAGGTGGTCATTACTGGGGGATGTAGTAAGTTAACTGGCATCAAAGAAATTGCCGGGGCGGTTCTCGGTAGGCAAGTGAGGATTGGTGCCCCGTTTCACATAAAGGGTATGTGGCAAGAATATGGTGGACGTCCGGAGTTTTCTGCAGCGGTAGGCACGGCTATGCTGATAGCGCGTACTTTTTCCGGTAGCACCCAAATAAAAAGACAGCACAGAACGCATAGCAGCGTTGAGAAAGTTCTCCGTTGGATAATAACTAAGGTAGAGACGTAG